The nucleotide window CGCCAGCAGCAGGTCAGGATGCTGCCGGCGCACCTCGGCAAACGCCCGCAGGAGGGTCGGGATGTCCTTGCGCGGCTCCAGCGTCCCGAGAAACAGCAGGTACGGGCGGTCCAGCCGCCAGCGTGCGCGGACCCGTGCCTGGGCGGCAGGATCGGGCGGCGCGCGGAAGCGGTCGTCCAGGCCGTTCGGCACGACGCGCACCCGTGCTGCCGAGACGTTCAGCAGGTCGGCAAGATCGCGGGCCGTGGCCTCAGAGACGACGATGGTCCGCTCGGCGCTCTGGACTGCCCGCTGCACCTGTCCGTAGTACCGTCGGCTCTCGGCGGTCAGGGTCTCCGGGAAGCGCAGGAAGGCCACGTCGTGGACGGTCACCACGGCCGGGCAGGTCCGGCGGAACGGCGGGATGACGTCCGGGCTGTGCAGCACGTCCGGGCGGACCCGCCCGATCTCCAGCGGCAGCGTCCACTGCTCCAGCCGGTGATGCGGCGGCGTCAGCAGCGGCGTCGAGCGGAGATTCGGGGCGTGGGGCAGCTCGCGGGCACGCGGGCCGCGCTGCTTGATGCTTCGGAGCAGGGTGAAACGGTCGTCGGGGGCGATCTTGGCGAGGGCGCGCGCGAGGCTCAGCGTGTAGTGCGCGATGCCTCCAGCGGTGTAGTGGGCGAGGCGGGCGTCGAGCGCAACGTGCATGACGAGTGTTCGGCGATCAGGTGTCAGTGGTCAGTTGAGGACGGTCAGAGCGGCTGGCGGCCGGCGAACCCGGTGTCGGTGTCGTGCCAGTAGCCGATCTCCGTCTCGCCCAGGCGCCAGCAGAGGTAGACGATCTTGTCGCCACGGATCGACGGAAAGTCGATCAGCCCGAGGGCGGGATCTTTCAGCTCGACGCCCAGCTCCTGAACCTTGAGCAGCTCGGCGTTGATCTCGGCCATCAGGTCGGTGCGGGCGGACTGCCCCTCGCCAAACGAGCCTTCGTGGTCGGCGTGGCCGTTGGTGCGCGCCTTCCAGTGCAGGCTGACGATGTCCCGCTCGGCGCGCTCCAGGCGGGCGCGCAGCATGATGATCCGCTCCAGAATCGGGCGGAGGGTCGGCAGGAGCGCGATCGCCTCGTCGAGCGTGAAGTACCGAGTCATGGTGCGGGCAGTGTACC belongs to Chloroflexota bacterium and includes:
- a CDS encoding DUF2203 domain-containing protein; this encodes MTRYFTLDEAIALLPTLRPILERIIMLRARLERAERDIVSLHWKARTNGHADHEGSFGEGQSARTDLMAEINAELLKVQELGVELKDPALGLIDFPSIRGDKIVYLCWRLGETEIGYWHDTDTGFAGRQPL
- a CDS encoding glycosyltransferase family 4 protein, whose product is MHVALDARLAHYTAGGIAHYTLSLARALAKIAPDDRFTLLRSIKQRGPRARELPHAPNLRSTPLLTPPHHRLEQWTLPLEIGRVRPDVLHSPDVIPPFRRTCPAVVTVHDVAFLRFPETLTAESRRYYGQVQRAVQSAERTIVVSEATARDLADLLNVSAARVRVVPNGLDDRFRAPPDPAAQARVRARWRLDRPYLLFLGTLEPRKDIPTLLRAFAEVRRQHPDLLLALVGRRGWLYEPIFEAITSLTLSDAVRHIEDAADADLPPLFDGATAFAYPSLYEGFGLPVLEALARGTPTVIADTSSLPEVAGDAALRHPPGDADALAAVLLRLIGDTALRADLARRGPERAVGFTWERAARQTLDAYREARAERPSRVLGR